In the genome of Brienomyrus brachyistius isolate T26 chromosome 17, BBRACH_0.4, whole genome shotgun sequence, one region contains:
- the tbcb gene encoding tubulin-folding cofactor B: MDGGVTVITNPTVTVRLTSTLNSFEVNRRFNRGMTIAEFKTKLELVIGTPASCMDLQLFSVSDKFLQKLDDNEALLGSYPVDDDCRIHVIDRSGAQTGEYTDLSKVEKYEIAEDAYEKRTDSARSFLKKKKVGRFNEEEESRREAEQVKREEEEKTAAAAIAVGSRCQVQVVGQPTKIGTVMYVGTTDFKPGYWVGVKYDEPLGKNDGSVNGKRYFECQAKYGAFVKPMAVAVGDFPEEDYGLDEM; the protein is encoded by the exons ATGGACGGCGGCGTGACAGTGATCACCAACCCCACTGTAACGGTGCGGCTCACTAGCACACTCAATTCGTTCGAGGTAAATCGACGATTCAACAGAGGCATGACAATCGCTGAGTTCAAG ACCAAATTAGAATTGGTGATTGGTACCCCAGCTTCTTGCATGGACCTCCAGCTGTTCAGTGTCTCGGACAAGTTTTTGCAGAAGCTGGATGACAACGAGGCCCTGCTAGGCTCTTACCCTGTGGATGACGACTGCAGGATCCAT GTGATTGACCGGAGTGGTGCCCAGACTGGCGAGTACACTGACTTGTCAAAGGTGGAGAAATATGAGATTGCTGAAGATGCCTATGAAAAAAGAACAG ACTCGGCGCGTTCCTTCCTGAAGAAGAAAAAGGTGGGGCGTTTCAATGAGGAGGAGGAGTCGCGACGGGAGGCGGAGCAGGTGAAGcgcgaggaggaggagaaaacCGCTGCGGCTGCTATCGCCGTCGGCAGCCGCTGCCAGGTGCAAGTTGTTGGGCAACCAACCAAGATCGGCACTGTGATGTATGTCG GGACTACAGATTTCAAGCCAGGTTACTGGGTGGGTGTGAAGTACGATGAGCCACTGGGCAAGAATGATGGCAG CGTCAATGGGAAACGCTATTTTGAATGCCAGGCCAAATATGGGGCTTTTGTGAAGCCGATGGCAGTGGCAGTGGGAGATTTTCCTGAGGAAGACTACGGTCTGGATGAGATGTAA